A single genomic interval of Terriglobus albidus harbors:
- a CDS encoding tetratricopeptide repeat protein, translated as MQLGQASVAKSDVRPPCVTSVRSVHSLIKSAIKHSRLAASLLVVLLATSFVNAGAQTNPVSPAPQSMSCHMELPPAKDQAPAQSILSGYGDGGFPIQTASGEAQAYFNNGMQLGHAFAHRSSAAAFRRAAQIDPLCAMCFWGEAWARGPSINFTIDNATQAELARLADHAAALAKDSPERERALIAALQERYKDGGGKGEGDQRYARAMDALAQAYPTDNEIAIMAADAWMIPASQENTQNHLDRVIQILEQALQRAPNNTGVIHLYIHATEMDGVAAEALPYAEKLEALAPAASHLVHMPSHTYFSVGRYQDAEQSNLHAVAIDLRNAERLKPQGGVFGLGYHDHNVIYGEEAALMDGDSKNGLALAASEVEQIPNLKPNAIFQQYELGEAYIVYGRYGSESDINGLADPGESLPFARTLWHYARSEAAVRRGDVAAAKEELSRVALTNEQSSSFRDSFPQASDLVDIAHLVLLGRTAMMEKHFSDAEALFRDAAEKQETKLATLVDPSGWWYPVRRSVAAALLAQGNYKAAMVEAKQALLHWPNDPVSLRILSDSETRLGYLEGAQSHLRLARSAWMTDIDALPLSLM; from the coding sequence ATGCAACTCGGCCAAGCATCTGTGGCGAAGTCTGATGTGAGACCCCCCTGCGTGACATCCGTCCGTTCGGTACATTCGTTGATAAAGTCAGCAATCAAGCACAGCAGACTTGCAGCGAGCCTTCTGGTGGTGCTGCTCGCCACGTCGTTCGTGAATGCCGGTGCGCAGACTAATCCGGTTTCTCCCGCGCCCCAGTCTATGAGTTGTCACATGGAACTGCCGCCCGCCAAAGACCAGGCTCCCGCACAAAGCATTCTTTCTGGATACGGAGATGGCGGCTTCCCCATCCAAACGGCCAGTGGAGAAGCCCAAGCTTACTTCAACAACGGAATGCAACTTGGCCATGCGTTCGCTCATAGGTCTTCTGCGGCCGCCTTTCGTCGCGCGGCGCAAATCGATCCTTTATGTGCCATGTGCTTTTGGGGCGAAGCCTGGGCACGTGGTCCTTCTATAAATTTCACTATCGATAACGCAACCCAAGCAGAATTGGCACGACTAGCCGATCACGCTGCCGCGCTCGCCAAGGACAGTCCTGAACGCGAGAGGGCCCTCATCGCTGCTCTGCAGGAGCGATACAAAGATGGCGGTGGTAAAGGGGAGGGCGATCAGCGATATGCCCGCGCCATGGATGCGCTCGCGCAAGCCTACCCTACAGATAACGAGATTGCTATTATGGCTGCTGATGCCTGGATGATTCCCGCTTCGCAGGAGAATACGCAGAATCATCTGGATCGTGTGATTCAAATTCTTGAGCAGGCATTGCAGAGAGCCCCAAACAACACAGGTGTCATTCACCTCTACATCCACGCCACAGAGATGGATGGCGTAGCAGCCGAAGCCCTTCCGTATGCTGAAAAGTTGGAGGCGCTGGCGCCTGCAGCGAGCCACCTCGTTCATATGCCCTCCCACACCTACTTCTCCGTAGGCCGTTATCAAGATGCCGAGCAGTCGAATCTTCATGCGGTTGCCATTGACTTGAGAAATGCCGAGCGCCTCAAGCCCCAAGGTGGAGTTTTCGGTTTGGGCTATCACGACCATAATGTGATTTACGGTGAGGAGGCCGCGCTCATGGACGGCGATTCGAAAAATGGCCTCGCCCTTGCCGCTTCCGAAGTTGAACAAATCCCTAATCTCAAACCGAACGCGATATTCCAGCAATACGAGTTGGGAGAGGCCTATATCGTGTATGGCCGTTATGGATCGGAATCCGATATCAACGGACTTGCAGACCCAGGTGAATCGCTACCATTCGCACGAACGCTTTGGCATTACGCGCGCAGCGAAGCTGCTGTACGTCGCGGGGATGTAGCCGCAGCGAAAGAAGAACTCTCACGCGTCGCACTTACAAATGAGCAAAGTTCTTCGTTTCGTGATTCCTTCCCGCAAGCTTCCGACCTCGTAGATATCGCGCATCTCGTTCTTCTTGGCCGTACGGCAATGATGGAAAAACATTTCAGCGATGCGGAAGCCTTATTTCGAGACGCCGCGGAGAAACAGGAAACAAAACTCGCAACCCTCGTTGATCCTTCCGGCTGGTGGTATCCCGTCCGCCGCAGCGTCGCCGCCGCCCTCTTGGCTCAGGGAAACTATAAAGCTGCCATGGTAGAGGCAAAGCAGGCGCTGCTCCACTGGCCGAACGATCCCGTAAGCCTTCGAATCCTATCTGACAGCGAAACCCGGCTGGGCTACCTGGAGGGCGCTCAGAGTCACCTTCGATTGGCTCGTTCGGCCTGGATGACAGATATCGATGCTTTGCCTCTATCGCTCATGTAA